The sequence CGGTGCCCAGAATACCCCAGCGTACGGGTTCCATGACGGCCTTCCCTCCCTGAGTTTTTCGTTCTTTCTTTGCCACAGATGACGGCGATGGGCTCAGATGAATGCTTATCTTCGTCCATCGCCGTCATCTGTGGCCAAAAAACAGAAGCCGAACACTCCGAAGCTTCAGCCCAGCCGCCGGCCGTCCTCCGGATCGAACAGCGACACCCGTCCCCCGTCCAGCATCACCGGCAGCGGCGCGTTGCGCTCGATCCGCTGGTTCGGCGCCATGCGGGCGGTGACCTCCCCCGCCCCGGTGGCAAGCAGAACATACATGTCGGGGCCGGTCGGCTCGGCCATGATCGGGCGCGCCTCGAACGATCCCCCGCCGCCGCCCTCGGCGATGCGGATATGCTCCGGCCGGAAACCGAGCGTGATCGGCCTGCCCTCCCCCGACCCCGAGGGCGGCGCCAGCCCCGGCAGCGGGATCGTGGCCCCGCCGCAGACCAGCCCGACATGGTCGCCCGCCGGCCCCAGCCGCCCCTCCAGGAAGTTCATGGTCGGCGCCCCCACGAAGGACGCGACGAACCGGTTGGCCGGCCGGTCGTAGACCTCCTCCGGGCTGTCGCACTGCTGGATCCGCCCCTGGTCCATCACGACGATCCGGGTCGCCATGGTCATCGCCTCGATCTGGTCGTGGGTGACATAGACCATGGTCCGCCCCACCCGCTCGTGCAGCCGCTTCAGCTCGATCCGCATGTCGGCGCGCAGCTTGGCGTCCAGGTTGCTGAGCGGCTCGTCGAACAGGAAGACCTTGGGCTGCCGCACCAGCGCGCGGCCGATCGCGACACGCTGCTGCTGGCCGCCGGACAGCTCGGACGGACGCCGGTCCAGCAGGTGGCCGATCCGCAGGAGCTGGGCGACCTCCGCCACCTTGCGCTCCACCTCGGCCTTCGGCGTTCCCCGCATGCGCAGGCCGAAGCCGATGTTCCGGCGCACCGACATGGTCGGGTAGAGCGCGTAGGACTGGAACACCATCGCGATGTCCCGCTCGTCCGGCTCCAGCTTCGTCACGTCCCGGCCGCCGATCAGGATGCGCCCGCCGGTGATCGGCTCCAGCCCCGCGATCATGTTCAGCAGGGTGGACTTGCCGCAGCCCGACGGCCCCAGCAATACCAGGAACTCGCCGTGCTCCACCTCCAGGTTCAGGCCGTCGATGATGGTCAGGTGGCCGTAGCTCTTGCGAACGTCTTCGAGCGTCACGCCGTTCATGGGTTGGGTCCTCATCCTTTGACGGCGCCGGCGGCGATGCCGCGCACGAACAGGCGCCCGGAAAACAGGTAGACCAGGACGGTCGGAAGGGCCGCGAGCATCGTCGCCGCCATGTTGACGTTGTATTCCTGCTCGCCGAACTGCGATCCGACGAGGTTGTTGAGCGCCACCGTCACCGGCTGGCTGCCGCGACCGCTGAAGGTCAGCCCCAGCAGGAAGTCGTTCCAGATATAGGTGAACTGGAGGATCACCGCGACCGCGAACACCGGCAGCGAGAGCGGCAGCATGATGTGCCAGAAGATCGCCAGGAACCCGGCCCCGTCGATCCGCGCCGCCTTCATCAGGTCCGCCGGCACCGACTGGAAGAAGTTGCGGAACAGCAGGGTCACGAAGGCCAGCCCCCAGACCACGTGGACCAGCACCAGCCCCGGCACGGTGCCGAACAGCCCCAGCTCCCGCACCAGCACGATCATCGGGTAGAGCGTCACCTGCGGCGGGATGAACAGCCCGATCAGCACCGCCGCGAACAGCAGGTTGGCGAAGCGCAGCTTCCACAGGCTGAGCGCGTAGCCCGTCAGCGAGCCCAGCCCGACCGACAGGAACAGCGCCGGGAACACGATGACGAAGGAATTGACGAACTGCCCCGACAGCCCGCCGCTGCCCCCGTCGCGCCCGCCCCAGGCCTTGCCCCACGCCTCCAGCGTCGGGGCCCGCGGCAGGGCGAACAGGCTGCCGCCGCGGATCTCGTCCATCGGCTTCAGCGAGGTGGAGAACATGATCAGCAGGGGCGCCATCATGGCGAGCGCCGCCGTGCCGAGCAGCAGATACAGGACGACCCGCTGGTAGCGCATCACCGTGCCCCCCGGCTCTTGTGGATTTCCCGGTACAGGTAGGGGCCGATCACCGCGACCACGGTGCACAGCATCATGAAGGCGCCGGCGGCGCCCAGGCCCAGCTCCTGCCGGTTCAGGATATGGTCGACCACGAACCGCGCCGGCAGGTCCGACGCGAAGCCCGGCCCGCCGCCGGTCAGTGCCACGACCAGGTCGAACGACTTCATCACCAGCGCCGACAGCAGAACGAAGACGGTGAAGAACACGGGCCGCAGCATCGGGGTGACGATGTCCGTATAGACCCGCCAGGTCGGTATGCCGTCGATCCGGGCGGCCTTCCAGACGTTGGGATCGACGCCCCGAAGCCCCGCCAGGAACAGCGCCATGCACAGCCCGACCTGCTGCCAGATCCCGGCGATCGCCAGGGTATAGATCGCCCGGTCCGGCTGGACGATCCAGTTGAAGACGAACCCTTCCCAGCCCAGGTCCCGCACCGCGTCCTGGATGCCGAACACCGGGTTCAGCATCCATTGCCAGATCAGGCCGGTCACGATGAACGACATGGACAGCGGCAGCATGAACACCGTCCGGAAGAACCCCTCGGCCCGGACGCCCCGGTCGATCATGATCGCCAGCGCATAGCCCGCGACCGTGCAGCCCGCGATGAACAGCGTGCCGTGGATCGCCAGGTTCTCCATGGCGGTCCACCAGCGGGCGCTGGCGAACAGCCGGCGGTACTGGTCGAACCCGACGAAATCATAGACCGGCAGCAGGCGCGACCGGGTCAGCGAGATCACGAAGGTCCAGACGATGAAGGCGTAGAAGCAGACGATCGTGATGACCGCCGCCGGGATCAGCGCGATCCGCGCCGCCGTCATGGGCGCCAGCCGCCATCGGGGCCGGACGGCCGGCGCGCCGCCCTCGGCCATCAGGATCGCCGGCCGGCTCTGTTCTGCATGGGACATGGATGCTCCATCGCCGGCCCGGACGATCCCGGGCCGGTCAAGCGATCGGAAGGCGGGGCGCCCCTACCGGGCGTCCTCGACGGTCTGCACGAACAGGCTGCGCCCCTGTTCCGGCGTCATGGAGGGACTGTTCCAGAACTGCGAGATGGCGTCGTCGATCGCCCCGGAGACGGCGCTGGAGACGCCGAACAGCCCGGTGCTGACCAGATGGGTCGCAGGGTCCTTGATGGTGGCGATCGCCAGCTTGGCGCAGCTGTCGAAGCCGGGATCGGTCACGTCGGTGCGCACCGGGATCGAGCCCTTGCGCCGGTTGAAGGCGATCTGGACCTGCGGGTCCATGATGACCTCGGCCATCAGCTTCTGGGCCGCCTTGACCTGCGGGTCCGACGTGGCGCCGAACGAGAAGGCGTCCACCGCCATGATGTAGGCGGCGTCCTTCGCCGGGGCCAGCATGCAGCCGACGGTGGTTCCCGGCTCGATGCCGGCCGCCACCAGCTCGCCCTTGGCCCAGTCGCCGGTGAACTGGAAGGCCGCGTCGCCGCGCATCAGCATCGCGGTCGCCTCGTTCCAGCGGCGGCCCGGGCTGCCCTCGTCCACGAAGCCGCGAAGCGCCGCGAAGGTGCTGAACGCCTCCAGCATCGCGTCGGAATTCATCGCCGCCTTGTCCAGGTCGCCGTAGACCCTGGCGTAATGCTCGCGCCCGCCGACGCCGAGCAGCACCGTGTTGAACAGCACCCGCTCCTGCCAGGGCTGGCCGCCCAGGGCGATCGGCGTCACGCCCGCCGCCTTCAGCCTCCCGGCGGCCTCCAGGAATTCCGGCCAGGTCTTGGGCACGGCGACGCCGGCCTTCTCCAGCACGGCGGTGTTGTAGAACATCCAGTTCTCGCCGTGGATGTTCAGCGGGGCGGCGATATACTTGCCGTCTTCCTTGGCGATCCGGGCGATCAGGGGCGGCAGGACCGCGTCCCAGTTGCCGGCCGCCGCGACCTGCTGGACGTCGCCCACGAAGCCCTGCGCCGCCAGTTCCTTGAGCTGTTCGCCGACCGAGAACTGGAAGATCGCGGGAGCGTCGTTGCCGATCATGCGGTTGACCGCGGCCGCCCGGGCATTGGCGCCGCCGGCGATCGGGGTGTCGTTCCAGGTCCCGCCGCGCGCCGTGAAAGCGGAGCGGACCTCGCCCAGGGCGGCGGACTCGCCCCCCGACGTCCACCAGTGCAGCACCTCGGCCGTCTGGGCCGTGGCCGCCGGCGCCGCGAGCCCGGCCGCCACCGCGACCGCCAGCCCCGCCCCGAATCCCGTCATCAGCATGGAAACACGCATCCCGACCCTCCCTGGTTCGATCCGCGTTATGGATCGTAACGTTTCGATTTTCGGTAAGTATGACCTTGTGCCGAGGGATGTCAATCCCGAAATGATCCTTGCCAGTCCCGGCACCCCGGCGCTACGATCAAAATCGTAACGTTACGAAATTCGAACGCGCCGCAGCGGCGCGCCAGACCGGGAGGGTTCCGCGATGCTTCGTTTCCCCGAGGGGTTCGTGTGGGGAGTGTCCACGTCCAGCTACCAGATCGAGGGGGGAGCGCCGGACGACGGGCGCGGTCGCAGCATCTGGGACACCTACTGCGCCACGCCCGGCAAGGTGGCCAACGGCGACGACGGCTCGGTCGCCTGCGACCATTATCACCGCTACCCCGAGGATCTGGACCTTCTGCGGACGCTGGGCGCTTCGGTCTACCGCTTCTCGATCATGTGGCCCCGGGTGATGCCCGAAGGCACCGGCCGGCTGAACGAAAAGGGCCTCGACTTCTACGACCGCGTGGTCGACGGCCTGCTGGAGCGCGGCCTGCGCGCCTGGCCCTGCCTGTACCACTGGGACCTGCCCCAGGCGCTCCAGGACCGGGGCGGCTGGACCAACCGCGACAGCGCCTCCTGGTTCGCCGACTATGCCGCCGTCATGGCCCGGCGGCTGGGCGACCGGGTCGAGAAGTGGGTGACCTTCAACGAGCCCAGCGTCTCCGCCTGGATCGGCCACGAGGAGGGCCGGCACGCGCCGGGCCTGACCGACCCGCGGGCCGCCGTGCGGGCGGCGCACCACATCAACCTGGCCCACGGCCGGGCGGTCGCGACGCTGCGCGACCTGACGCCTCGGGCCGGCGTCGGCTTCGTCCTGCCGATCCACAAGGCCCGCCCCCTGCCCCGCTTCGCCGAACGCGACGCCCATCTGGCCGATTTGTTCGAGGACAAGTGGAACGGCGTGTTCCTGGACCCGGTCTATTTCGGCCGCTACCCCGCCTCGCTGGCCGACCGCTTCGCCGAGCACGTCGCCCCCGGCGACCTGGAGGAAATCAGCCGCCCCGTCGATTTCCTCGGCGTCAACCACTACTTCCCCAGCTATGTGGAGGCGGCGTCCGGCGAGGCCTGGCCGTTCCGCCATGCCGAGCCGCCGTTCTATTTCCGCCGGACGGAGATGAACTGGGCGATCGACGGGCGGGCCTTCTACGAGGCCCTGATGATCCTGAAGCACCGCTACCGCAATCCGCCGGTCTACGTGACCGAGAACGGCGGCGCCTTCCTCGACTGCGTTCAGGCCGACGGCCGGGTGGACGACCAGGACCGCATCGCCTACTACAAGGACTATCTCGCCAACCTGCACAGGGCCATGGCGGAAGGGGCCGACATCCGGGGCTTCATGCCCTGGTCCCTGCTCGACAACTTCGAATGGGCGCGCGGCTACGACAAGCGGTTCGGCCTGGTGCATGTCGATTACCGCACCCAGAAGCGCACGCCCAAGGCCTCTTTCGACTTCATGCGCGCCGTCATCGCCGGCAACGCTTTGCCCGGGGGCCAGTTCTGAGCTATGCGGAAGGCCAACGGACACGGTGCTGGAGGACTAGGCGTGACGGCGAGGCGGCAGGCCAATCTCAAGACCCTGGCGGACCACCTCGGCCTGTCGGTCACGACCGTCTCGCGCGCCCTGAAGGACGGGCCGGAGGTGCGGCCGGAAACCATCGCCCGGGTCAAGGAGGCCGCGGCCTCCTTCGGCTACGTTCCCAACATCGGCGGTATCCACCTGCGCACCGGCAGGACGATGAAGGTCTGCTCGATCCTGTTCGCGCCCGAGGTCGGCGACTACGGCGATCCGGGCTTCCTGGCCCAGGTGGAAAGCCTGTCGGCGGGGCTGGAGGTGTCCCACTACAACCTCCTCGTCCTGGCCCAGACCGGCAGGCAGACGCCGCTGGAAGCCGTGCGCAAGGTGTATGAGCAGCGCATGGCCGACGCCGTCGTGTTCTCCCGGACCCTGCCGCTGGACGAGCGGGTGCGCTACTGCCTGGAACGCGACTTCCCCTTCGTCAGCTTCGGCCGGACCGAGCTCCAGACGCCCCACGCCTATGTGGACCACGACGACGAGGGGGCCGTGTTCGACGCGGTGACCCGCCTCGCCGCCGAGGGCCACCGGCGCATCGCCCTGATCAATCCCTCGGGCGGCCTGACATATCTCGGCTACCGCATGCGGGGCTACCAGCGCGCCCTGGCCGAGGCCGGCCTGCCCTGGGACCCCGCCCTTTCCGTGGTGGCCGACCTCTCGGTGCGGGCGGCGCGCGAAGCGGCCCGGCGCCTCGTGACCGAGGGCAAGTCGGCCACCGCTATCATCTGCGCCAACCAGATGTCGGTGGTCGGCGTGCTCGAAGGGCTGATCGGCTGCGGCGTGGACACCATCCGCGACGGGTTGCCGGTGGTGGGATTCGGCGGCATGCCGTTCCGCATGCTGTCGGAGCAGAAGGTGATCTACTACTACCAGCCCCAGCGCCGCGTCGGCGAGATGCTGGCCCACCACACCCTTGCCCTGCTGGAGGGCAGGCCCGCGGAAAGCCTTGCCACCGTCCTTCCCTATGTCCGCATCGACGACCTCCGCCGCTTCCGCGACGAGGACGACATGGCCTGAGACCGGGCCGGCCGAAAACATCCGAACAGGTCTGTAGATCAAACCGCATTCTCCTGGTTGAATGCCGCGCAGGAAAGAATGATCGAACCGGAGGCAGCGATGACCATGAATCCTACGGCCCGCCCGGCCGAAACCATGTCCGGGAAGCCGGCGCTCGACACCAGCAGGGTGGCGTACCAGCTTCCCCAGCCGACCGGCATGATGCCGGACATCTTCTCCGCCGGCGTCCTCGACCTGGATGGCGGCGACGAGCGGGACTGGGTGCCGCAGTCGGACGACGTGTCGTTCAAGCCGCTCGTGCTCAGCGTCAGCCAGGGATACTACGTCAATATCCTGCGGGTCCGCTCCTCGGGCATCCTGTCCCGCCACCGCCACAGCGGGCCGGTGCATGCGATCACGCTGCGCGGCAAATGGCACTATCTGGAGCATGACTGGGTCGCCACGGCCGGCGACTACGCCTTCGAGCCGCCGGGCGAGACCCATACCCTGGTGGTGCCGGAAGGCGTCGAGGAGATGGCCACGCTGTTCCATGTCACGGGCGGCTACACCTATGTCGATCCCTACGGCAAGGCGCTTGGCTACGAGGACGTCTTCACCAAGCTGGAGAATGTCCGCCGCCACTACGAGCGGATCGGCCTGGGTGCGGACTACGCGAACCGCTTCGTTCGGTAGAGCGGTTTCCGACCGGGTCGACCCGCCTGTTCCGGCCGGGACAAGCTGATCTGGTACCGCTCCAGGGGCCGGGCGTGCCGAATTCGCTCTTCTCCTGTTTGATCCGGCATTTCCGGCTAACAGGAAAGGAACCAGGATGACGGACGATCGGAAGGCGGCACCGGGATCGAAGCAGCGGAACACGGAACCGGCGGAGGTCCGGAAACCCGCGATCATCGCCGGCTCCGGGCGCGGCGGCCTCAGCGGAGGGGCCGATCCGGGATCCACGGGCGCCGGCATCGCCGGCGGCGACGTCGATGTGGCGGGTATCGGCGGAAAGGCCACCCGCCCGGCGCGGGATTCCGGAAGGTGAACGGAAGCTTCTAAGGACATTATTCCTTTACAAAGTCCCGCTACACTGCCTCCGGCGCTTCGGTGCCGGATCTTTGAACCGTGGATAAGAGAAGCCCGCCGACGGCCCGGCAAGGACGCCGCCATCACGAATCATGACAAATGCGTCCTTGCCCGGGGGAGGGGGTGTCGTCATTCCGCCGGGACTGATGGCCGCGGCTACCGCTTGTCCTTGCCTGGCTCCGCCATCCGGCGGTGCATTCCGGCCAGGACGCCCGACGGCGTCACCGACGCGATGGCCGTCTGAAGCTTGTTGTGCCAGCCGCTGACCACGTCGCCCTCGCCCTTCATCATCGCCTTGAAGCCGGTCTTCGCGACATCGGCGGGATCGTCCTTCTTCTGCTGTCCGACCTTGGTGTCCATCATGTCGGCCCGTTCGAAGAAATCGGTCTCGGTCGCTCCCGGCATCAGGCAGGTCACCGTGATGCCGGTGTCCTTCAGCTCGTGGCGGAGCGCGAAGGAGAAGCTGTCCAGCATCGCCTTGGTGCCGTTGTAGACGGCTTGGTACGTGCCCGGCATGAAGCCGGCGATCGATCCGGTGATCAGGATGCGGCCCTGGCCCCGGGTCCGCATGTCACGCCCCACCTTGTGCAGCAGGTAGAGCGTGCCGGTGACGTTGGTGTCGATCACGTGCCGGATATCGCCGAAATCCTGGTCCAGGAAGCCCTTGCCCAGGCCCCGGCCGGCATTGGCCAGCAGCGCGTCGACCGGCCGGCCCCTGATCGCCGCGCAGAGCCGGTCCACTCCCTCGATGGTCGCCAGGTCCGCCTCGACCGCATCGACCGCGGCACCCATCTGCCGCAGCTTCTGGGCCGCTTCGTTGATCCGGGGCTCGTCGGCGGCGACGATCAGGTCGAAGCCGTTCCGGACGCATTCCTCCGCCAGTTCGTAGCCGATGCCGGTCGAGGCGCCGGTGACCACCGCCAGGGGTTTCGTCGTTTGGTCGGCCATGAGGTCCTGCCTTTCTTCGATTGCATGGATGCCGGGGCTTCAACCGCGGGCGGGATGGCAGGGTTCCTGTCCCGCGAACGGACCGGGGCGTCATGACGTTTGCTGACATTCGCGGCCGCTACGGCATGTCGGCACCGTCTCCGAACGTCGGCACCGCTATCACGATTGATGACGTATGCGGCTCTTACGGGGGGGCGTCATTCTCCCGCACGCCTGAATCGGATCGTCTCGGCGATTGGCGCGTTTCCTCCCCTGTCGGCGCTGCCGCCCCACTTGGACCCGCCCGCCGGGCCTGGCGGCGTCGATCCCATGGCCGGGGAGTTCACGAAGCCATAACGGGAGGAACAATCGAGCAATGAGCAGTACGACGGCAACCACCGAGACCTATCCGGTCATCGATGACGATCCCTACCACCTCACGCCGGAAGGGATCATGGAGCCCCCGGTCGGGTGGGCGCACAGTCTCAAGCATCTGGGGCCGGGGCTTATCCTCAGCGCGTCCATCGTCGGCTCGGGCGAGCTGATCGCCACCACCACGCTCGGCGCCCAGGCGGGGTTCGCCCTGCTCTGGATGGTCATCTTCAGCACCCTGGTCAAGGTGGCGGTCCAGGTCGAACTGGCGCGCTGGACCATCTCCACGGGTCAGCCGGCCCTGACAGGCTACAACAAGGTGCCGCCCAAGATCGGCCGGGTCGGCTGGATCAATCTCCTCTGGGTGCTGATGGCGCTCTCCAAGATCCTCCAGATCGGCGGCATCGTCGGCGGAACGGCGGCGGCCCTCAGCATCCTCATGCCGCTGGGCGGCGATCCGCTCGGCACCCTGTCGCTGACGATCTGGACGGCGATCGTCGCGGTGTCGGCCATAGCGTTCCTCTACTCCAACAAATACAGCCTGATCGAGCGGGGCGCCGTGCTGCTGGTCGTGGTGTTCAGCATCGCCACGATCGTGATCGCGGTCGGCCTGCCCTTCACGCCTTACGGCTACAGCACCTCCGACATCCTGGGCGGGCTCGCCTTCGCGGTGCCGGCCGGCACCATCGGCGCCGCCATCGCCATGTTCGGGATCACCGGCGTCGGCGCCGACGAGCTGACCTTCTACACCTACTGGTGCGTCGAGAAGGGCTACGCCCGCTATGTCGGCCCGGCCGACGGCAGCGAGGAATGGGTCCGCCGGGCCAACGGCTGGATCAGCGTGATGTACAAGGACGCCTTCGTGTCCTGGCTGATCTACACCTTCGGCACGCTGGCCTTCTTCATCATGGGCGCCGCCGTGCTGAAGCCCCAGGGCCTCGTGCCCCAGGGCAACGAGATGATCGTCACCCTGTCGCGCATGTATACCGACACGCTGGGCGAGGGCGTGGCGATCCTGTTCCTGGTCGGCGCCGTCGCCGTGCTGGGCTCGACCCTCTGGGCCGCCGTGCCGAGCTGGTCGCGCATGTATGTCAACTTCCTCTCGGTCATCGGGCTGGTCGACTGGCAGAACACGCAGTCCCGGATCAAGTGGATCCGCGTCTTCACCGTCATCCTGCCGATCCTGTGGGGTGCCGCCTACCTGTTCATCCGCTCGCCGGTGCTGATGGTCCAGATCGGCGGCGTCATGACCGGGATCTTCCTGCTGGGCGCCGTGGTGGCGGTCTGGTACCTGCGCCGGACGGAGACCGACCCCCGGATCTACGGCGGCGGGCTGTTCAACGTCGTCCTGGTGATCAGCAGCGTCGCCATCGTGCTCCTCGGGGTCTACACGGCGCTGAACGTCTTCGGCGTCTTCAAATGAGGTGAATGCCGCGGGCCGGGACGATCGGGGGCCTGGGTTGTTGAGCTAGGCCCATACCGCCGTCCCGGCCCGTTCCACTTGAGAGAAAATGACTCTTCACCAGGGTTTCGCCTTCGCCATCGTCCTCGCGATGATGGCGCTTTTCGTCTGGGGAAGGCTCCGGTACGACGTCGTCGCCATGCTGGCCCTGTTCGCTTCCGTCGCGGCCGGCATCGTCCCGGCGGAGGATGCCTTCTCCGGCTTCGGCGACGAGGTCGTGATCATCGTCGCCGCGGCCCTGCTGGTCAGCGCCGCCGTCGCGAAATCCGGCGTGACCGAGCGGCTGATGCAGCCCCTCGCCCCCTACCTGCGCACGACCCGGTCGCAGGTCTTCGTCCTGGTCCTGGCGGTGATCGTGCTGTCCACCTTCATCAAGAACGTGGGCGCCCTGGCGATCCTGATGCCGGTGGCGTTCCAGATCGGCAAGCGGACTGGGACGCCGCCCTCCCAACTGCTGATGCCGCTGTCCTTCGGCTCGCTGATGGGCGGGCTGATCACCATGGTCGGCACCTCGCCCAACATCATCGTCTCCCGCGTGCGGGAGGAGATCGTCGGCCAGCCTTTCCAGCTGTTCGACTATGCGCCGGTCGGGCTCGGCATCGCCGCCCTGGGGCTGGCCTGCATCACCCTGACCTACCGGCTGCTGCCCAGCGACCGGCGGGGCGGCGCGTCCCTGGACGCCGCGATCAACATCGAGAACTACGTGGCCGAGCTTCGCGTGCCGCCCGGCTCGCCGCTGGTCGGCACCGTCGCCCGCGACGTGACCGCCCTGGCGGAAGGCCCGGCGACCCTCACCACCGTGGTCCGCGAGCGGTTCCGCCGCTACAAGCCGACGCCGATGCTCCGCCTCCAGGCCGGCGACGTGCTCCTGCTTGAGGGGGAGCCGGAGGCGCTGGAACGGGTGGTCGCCCGCGGCGGGCTGGAACTTGCCGGACAGGACGCCGGGGCCGCCGCCGACGGCGACACCGTCGGTACCATCGAGGGCGTGGTGACCGGGGACTCCGCCCTGGTCGGCGAGACGCCGGCCCACATCGACCTGCGCGGCCGCTACCAGGTCACGCTGCTGGCGATCAGCCGGAGCGGCCAGCGGATCACCCAGAGGCTGCGGTCGGTCCGTTTCCAGGCCGGCGACGTGGTGGTGCTCCAGGGCCGCTTCGACGTGCTGCCGGACA is a genomic window of Skermanella mucosa containing:
- a CDS encoding ABC transporter ATP-binding protein, coding for MNGVTLEDVRKSYGHLTIIDGLNLEVEHGEFLVLLGPSGCGKSTLLNMIAGLEPITGGRILIGGRDVTKLEPDERDIAMVFQSYALYPTMSVRRNIGFGLRMRGTPKAEVERKVAEVAQLLRIGHLLDRRPSELSGGQQQRVAIGRALVRQPKVFLFDEPLSNLDAKLRADMRIELKRLHERVGRTMVYVTHDQIEAMTMATRIVVMDQGRIQQCDSPEEVYDRPANRFVASFVGAPTMNFLEGRLGPAGDHVGLVCGGATIPLPGLAPPSGSGEGRPITLGFRPEHIRIAEGGGGGSFEARPIMAEPTGPDMYVLLATGAGEVTARMAPNQRIERNAPLPVMLDGGRVSLFDPEDGRRLG
- a CDS encoding carbohydrate ABC transporter permease, with translation MRYQRVVLYLLLGTAALAMMAPLLIMFSTSLKPMDEIRGGSLFALPRAPTLEAWGKAWGGRDGGSGGLSGQFVNSFVIVFPALFLSVGLGSLTGYALSLWKLRFANLLFAAVLIGLFIPPQVTLYPMIVLVRELGLFGTVPGLVLVHVVWGLAFVTLLFRNFFQSVPADLMKAARIDGAGFLAIFWHIMLPLSLPVFAVAVILQFTYIWNDFLLGLTFSGRGSQPVTVALNNLVGSQFGEQEYNVNMAATMLAALPTVLVYLFSGRLFVRGIAAGAVKG
- a CDS encoding carbohydrate ABC transporter permease, producing the protein MSHAEQSRPAILMAEGGAPAVRPRWRLAPMTAARIALIPAAVITIVCFYAFIVWTFVISLTRSRLLPVYDFVGFDQYRRLFASARWWTAMENLAIHGTLFIAGCTVAGYALAIMIDRGVRAEGFFRTVFMLPLSMSFIVTGLIWQWMLNPVFGIQDAVRDLGWEGFVFNWIVQPDRAIYTLAIAGIWQQVGLCMALFLAGLRGVDPNVWKAARIDGIPTWRVYTDIVTPMLRPVFFTVFVLLSALVMKSFDLVVALTGGGPGFASDLPARFVVDHILNRQELGLGAAGAFMMLCTVVAVIGPYLYREIHKSRGAR
- a CDS encoding ABC transporter substrate-binding protein; translated protein: MRVSMLMTGFGAGLAVAVAAGLAAPAATAQTAEVLHWWTSGGESAALGEVRSAFTARGGTWNDTPIAGGANARAAAVNRMIGNDAPAIFQFSVGEQLKELAAQGFVGDVQQVAAAGNWDAVLPPLIARIAKEDGKYIAAPLNIHGENWMFYNTAVLEKAGVAVPKTWPEFLEAAGRLKAAGVTPIALGGQPWQERVLFNTVLLGVGGREHYARVYGDLDKAAMNSDAMLEAFSTFAALRGFVDEGSPGRRWNEATAMLMRGDAAFQFTGDWAKGELVAAGIEPGTTVGCMLAPAKDAAYIMAVDAFSFGATSDPQVKAAQKLMAEVIMDPQVQIAFNRRKGSIPVRTDVTDPGFDSCAKLAIATIKDPATHLVSTGLFGVSSAVSGAIDDAISQFWNSPSMTPEQGRSLFVQTVEDAR
- a CDS encoding GH1 family beta-glucosidase; this encodes MLRFPEGFVWGVSTSSYQIEGGAPDDGRGRSIWDTYCATPGKVANGDDGSVACDHYHRYPEDLDLLRTLGASVYRFSIMWPRVMPEGTGRLNEKGLDFYDRVVDGLLERGLRAWPCLYHWDLPQALQDRGGWTNRDSASWFADYAAVMARRLGDRVEKWVTFNEPSVSAWIGHEEGRHAPGLTDPRAAVRAAHHINLAHGRAVATLRDLTPRAGVGFVLPIHKARPLPRFAERDAHLADLFEDKWNGVFLDPVYFGRYPASLADRFAEHVAPGDLEEISRPVDFLGVNHYFPSYVEAASGEAWPFRHAEPPFYFRRTEMNWAIDGRAFYEALMILKHRYRNPPVYVTENGGAFLDCVQADGRVDDQDRIAYYKDYLANLHRAMAEGADIRGFMPWSLLDNFEWARGYDKRFGLVHVDYRTQKRTPKASFDFMRAVIAGNALPGGQF
- a CDS encoding LacI family DNA-binding transcriptional regulator produces the protein MTARRQANLKTLADHLGLSVTTVSRALKDGPEVRPETIARVKEAAASFGYVPNIGGIHLRTGRTMKVCSILFAPEVGDYGDPGFLAQVESLSAGLEVSHYNLLVLAQTGRQTPLEAVRKVYEQRMADAVVFSRTLPLDERVRYCLERDFPFVSFGRTELQTPHAYVDHDDEGAVFDAVTRLAAEGHRRIALINPSGGLTYLGYRMRGYQRALAEAGLPWDPALSVVADLSVRAAREAARRLVTEGKSATAIICANQMSVVGVLEGLIGCGVDTIRDGLPVVGFGGMPFRMLSEQKVIYYYQPQRRVGEMLAHHTLALLEGRPAESLATVLPYVRIDDLRRFRDEDDMA
- a CDS encoding 2,4'-dihydroxyacetophenone dioxygenase family protein produces the protein MNPTARPAETMSGKPALDTSRVAYQLPQPTGMMPDIFSAGVLDLDGGDERDWVPQSDDVSFKPLVLSVSQGYYVNILRVRSSGILSRHRHSGPVHAITLRGKWHYLEHDWVATAGDYAFEPPGETHTLVVPEGVEEMATLFHVTGGYTYVDPYGKALGYEDVFTKLENVRRHYERIGLGADYANRFVR
- a CDS encoding SDR family NAD(P)-dependent oxidoreductase, giving the protein MADQTTKPLAVVTGASTGIGYELAEECVRNGFDLIVAADEPRINEAAQKLRQMGAAVDAVEADLATIEGVDRLCAAIRGRPVDALLANAGRGLGKGFLDQDFGDIRHVIDTNVTGTLYLLHKVGRDMRTRGQGRILITGSIAGFMPGTYQAVYNGTKAMLDSFSFALRHELKDTGITVTCLMPGATETDFFERADMMDTKVGQQKKDDPADVAKTGFKAMMKGEGDVVSGWHNKLQTAIASVTPSGVLAGMHRRMAEPGKDKR
- a CDS encoding Nramp family divalent metal transporter, with the translated sequence MSSTTATTETYPVIDDDPYHLTPEGIMEPPVGWAHSLKHLGPGLILSASIVGSGELIATTTLGAQAGFALLWMVIFSTLVKVAVQVELARWTISTGQPALTGYNKVPPKIGRVGWINLLWVLMALSKILQIGGIVGGTAAALSILMPLGGDPLGTLSLTIWTAIVAVSAIAFLYSNKYSLIERGAVLLVVVFSIATIVIAVGLPFTPYGYSTSDILGGLAFAVPAGTIGAAIAMFGITGVGADELTFYTYWCVEKGYARYVGPADGSEEWVRRANGWISVMYKDAFVSWLIYTFGTLAFFIMGAAVLKPQGLVPQGNEMIVTLSRMYTDTLGEGVAILFLVGAVAVLGSTLWAAVPSWSRMYVNFLSVIGLVDWQNTQSRIKWIRVFTVILPILWGAAYLFIRSPVLMVQIGGVMTGIFLLGAVVAVWYLRRTETDPRIYGGGLFNVVLVISSVAIVLLGVYTALNVFGVFK